A window from Chaetodon trifascialis isolate fChaTrf1 chromosome 5, fChaTrf1.hap1, whole genome shotgun sequence encodes these proteins:
- the LOC139331465 gene encoding cilia- and flagella-associated protein 100-like isoform X1: protein MDVAAKSHKPDMKRRETRQSPFKVPEGNSIFQLSINEKEQRKQEMREFLALSIDKKTSHTSRMMAKLKKELAEQVEEVDMEEEEKEKMKNVKQIKSRTVLQTPGRHELKIAMMKRENITKDSKHDLISMERQKAVLELSLMTKRSEILRMDKAISKEEEQLKQLEKVIERDNLNFEEFLRENEKKSVEARSCFEREAKSKQEKNAEVKKLTAEVGTIKSELVKFEEILIDYKRYKELLFKLSPPEWQEAQKTKALKTKFPSDKEPQDKQKKEREESGRLESKVYNPGRELPPIRETRLSSAHSSALTAKSDSDSSEYEDEPELYFTDPQQLLDLVTELTEQNLSLIQNSTRVEETLEELRQSMETTRKKIEKDEEQLTLQIRDLNQRIDSEKARAAKLKQMVQLHVSLNTEDQDAMLDALGEKVAEVHRYCVDDRMTNLSTLEKLTNIENRMSLLLQGLESIPEESLEMIRKIKDSERRSRQREEKVREQREKQKERMRRYMERSLADSKKTSGRKLMPRCIPVPQKVRVSKVDSGPDEDEIHEYLFTLEDTE, encoded by the exons atggatgttgctgcaaaatCACACAAACCAG acatgaagaggagggagactcGACAGAGCCCGTTCAAAGTGCCAGAGGGTAACAGCATTTTTCAACTGAGCATCAATGAAAAGGAGCAACGAAAacag GAGATGCGTGAATTCTTGGCATTGTCaattgacaagaagacatcCCACACTTCAAGAATGATGGCCAAGCTGAAGAAAGAGCTAGCAGAACAAGTAGAGGAGGTggacatggaggaggaagaaaaggagaagatgaagaatgTAAAACAAATCAAGAGTCGGACAGTTCTTCAAACCCCTGGCAGACATGAGCTGAAGATTGCCATGATGAAACGAG AAAATATTACAAAGGACAGCAAACATGACTTAATCTCCATGGAGCGGCAGAAGGCAGTGTTGGAG TTATCTCTGATGACAAAGAGGTCCGAGATTTTGAGGATGGACAAGGCCATTTCAAAAGAGGAGGAACAGCTGAAACAGCTCGAAAAGGTCATTGAGAGAGACAACCTCAACTTTGAAGAGTTCCTCAGGGAGAATGAGAAGAAGTCTGTGGAGGCCAGATCATG TTTTGAACGTGAGGCGAAGTCCAAACAGGAGAAGAATGCTGAGGTCAAGAAGCTGACTGCTGAAGTGGGAACCATAAAGAG CGAACTTGTTAAGTTTGAAGAAATCCTGATAGACTACAAGAGATACAAGGAGCTCCTGTTCAAGTTGTCTCCTCCAGAGTGGCAGGAAGCCCAGAAGACCAAGGCTTTGAAAACGAAATTCCCATCTGACAAAGAACCTCAGGACAAACAAAAGAAGGAGCGTGAGGAGTCAG GACGTTTGGAGAGCAAGGTTTACAATCCAGGTAGAGAGCTTCCTCCTATCAGAGAGACCAGGCTATCCTCAGCCCACAGCAGTGCTCT GACCGCAAagagtgacagtgacagctcaGAATATGAG GACGAGCCGGAGCTGTACTTCACTGATCCCCAGCAGCTACTGGATCTGGTGACAGAGCTGACAGAGCAGAACTTGTCCCTTATTCAGAACTCTACAAGGGTGGAGGAGACACTGGAAGAGCTCCGACAGTCCATGGAGACAAccagaaagaaaat tgaaaaggATGAAGAGCAGCTAACACTGCAGATACGCGACTTGAACCAGAGAATCGACAGTGAGAAGGCAAGAGCCGCCAAACTCAAACAGATGGTTCAGCTCCACGTCTCATTAAACACAGAAGACCAG GATGCTATGTTGGACGCTCTAGGCGAGAAGGTGGCAGAGGTCCATCGCTACTGCGTGGATGACAGGATGACCAACCTCAGCACCTTGGAGAAGCTGACCAATATTGAGAATCGTatgtctttgctgctgcagggcCTTGAAAGCATCCCTGAGGAAAGCTTAGAGATGATTAGGAAGATCAAGGACAGTGAGAGGAGAAGCAG ACAACGTGAGGAAAaagtgagagagcagagagagaaacagaaggaaagGATGAGGAGGTACATGGAGAGATCCCTGGCCGACTCCAAGAAAACA agtgggagaaagctCATGCCGAGATGCATACCCGTTCCCCAGAAAGTCAGAGTCAGCAAAGTGGACAGCGGCCCTGATGAAGATGAGATCCATGAATACCTCTTCACCTTGGAGGACACAGagtaa
- the LOC139331465 gene encoding cilia- and flagella-associated protein 100-like isoform X2, with translation MKRRETRQSPFKVPEGNSIFQLSINEKEQRKQEMREFLALSIDKKTSHTSRMMAKLKKELAEQVEEVDMEEEEKEKMKNVKQIKSRTVLQTPGRHELKIAMMKRENITKDSKHDLISMERQKAVLELSLMTKRSEILRMDKAISKEEEQLKQLEKVIERDNLNFEEFLRENEKKSVEARSCFEREAKSKQEKNAEVKKLTAEVGTIKSELVKFEEILIDYKRYKELLFKLSPPEWQEAQKTKALKTKFPSDKEPQDKQKKEREESGRLESKVYNPGRELPPIRETRLSSAHSSALTAKSDSDSSEYEDEPELYFTDPQQLLDLVTELTEQNLSLIQNSTRVEETLEELRQSMETTRKKIEKDEEQLTLQIRDLNQRIDSEKARAAKLKQMVQLHVSLNTEDQDAMLDALGEKVAEVHRYCVDDRMTNLSTLEKLTNIENRMSLLLQGLESIPEESLEMIRKIKDSERRSRQREEKVREQREKQKERMRRYMERSLADSKKTSGRKLMPRCIPVPQKVRVSKVDSGPDEDEIHEYLFTLEDTE, from the exons atgaagaggagggagactcGACAGAGCCCGTTCAAAGTGCCAGAGGGTAACAGCATTTTTCAACTGAGCATCAATGAAAAGGAGCAACGAAAacag GAGATGCGTGAATTCTTGGCATTGTCaattgacaagaagacatcCCACACTTCAAGAATGATGGCCAAGCTGAAGAAAGAGCTAGCAGAACAAGTAGAGGAGGTggacatggaggaggaagaaaaggagaagatgaagaatgTAAAACAAATCAAGAGTCGGACAGTTCTTCAAACCCCTGGCAGACATGAGCTGAAGATTGCCATGATGAAACGAG AAAATATTACAAAGGACAGCAAACATGACTTAATCTCCATGGAGCGGCAGAAGGCAGTGTTGGAG TTATCTCTGATGACAAAGAGGTCCGAGATTTTGAGGATGGACAAGGCCATTTCAAAAGAGGAGGAACAGCTGAAACAGCTCGAAAAGGTCATTGAGAGAGACAACCTCAACTTTGAAGAGTTCCTCAGGGAGAATGAGAAGAAGTCTGTGGAGGCCAGATCATG TTTTGAACGTGAGGCGAAGTCCAAACAGGAGAAGAATGCTGAGGTCAAGAAGCTGACTGCTGAAGTGGGAACCATAAAGAG CGAACTTGTTAAGTTTGAAGAAATCCTGATAGACTACAAGAGATACAAGGAGCTCCTGTTCAAGTTGTCTCCTCCAGAGTGGCAGGAAGCCCAGAAGACCAAGGCTTTGAAAACGAAATTCCCATCTGACAAAGAACCTCAGGACAAACAAAAGAAGGAGCGTGAGGAGTCAG GACGTTTGGAGAGCAAGGTTTACAATCCAGGTAGAGAGCTTCCTCCTATCAGAGAGACCAGGCTATCCTCAGCCCACAGCAGTGCTCT GACCGCAAagagtgacagtgacagctcaGAATATGAG GACGAGCCGGAGCTGTACTTCACTGATCCCCAGCAGCTACTGGATCTGGTGACAGAGCTGACAGAGCAGAACTTGTCCCTTATTCAGAACTCTACAAGGGTGGAGGAGACACTGGAAGAGCTCCGACAGTCCATGGAGACAAccagaaagaaaat tgaaaaggATGAAGAGCAGCTAACACTGCAGATACGCGACTTGAACCAGAGAATCGACAGTGAGAAGGCAAGAGCCGCCAAACTCAAACAGATGGTTCAGCTCCACGTCTCATTAAACACAGAAGACCAG GATGCTATGTTGGACGCTCTAGGCGAGAAGGTGGCAGAGGTCCATCGCTACTGCGTGGATGACAGGATGACCAACCTCAGCACCTTGGAGAAGCTGACCAATATTGAGAATCGTatgtctttgctgctgcagggcCTTGAAAGCATCCCTGAGGAAAGCTTAGAGATGATTAGGAAGATCAAGGACAGTGAGAGGAGAAGCAG ACAACGTGAGGAAAaagtgagagagcagagagagaaacagaaggaaagGATGAGGAGGTACATGGAGAGATCCCTGGCCGACTCCAAGAAAACA agtgggagaaagctCATGCCGAGATGCATACCCGTTCCCCAGAAAGTCAGAGTCAGCAAAGTGGACAGCGGCCCTGATGAAGATGAGATCCATGAATACCTCTTCACCTTGGAGGACACAGagtaa